The sequence GCCAAGCGTGGACCCGCTCCGGCCCACCCGGTGCCGATCTGGCTGGGCGCGTACAAGCCCCGGATGCTCCAGCTCACCGGGCGTCGGGCCGACGGCTGGCTGCCCACGCTGGGCTACCTTCAGCCCGGTGACCTGAGCAAGGGCAACGAGATCATCGACGACGCCGCGCAGCAGGCCGGCCGATCCCCACAGGACGTGCGTCGGCTGCTCAACATCGCCGGAGAGTTCTCCGCCGTCGGGAGCGGCCCGCTGAACGGGCCCGCCGAGCAGTGGGCCGAGGAGTTGGCCGAGCTGGCACTGGTAGACGGCGTCGGAACCTTCATCCTCGGCAGCGACGACCCCGACGACCTGCGCCGCTTCGCCGGCGAGGTGGCCCCCGCCGTCCGCGAGCTGGTCGCCGCCGAACGTGACCGGGGTGCGGCTCCGGCTGCGACTCCAGAGCCGGAGCGGGTCGTCGCGTCGCCGGCCCGGTCGAGCCACGCCACCGCGAGCGGCGGTACCTTCGCCGTGGTGCCGACCCCGGACGACGGCGTACGGCGAAGCGAGCAGCAGGTGTGGGACGAGTCGACCCGGCCGACCGGGCCCGCGCCCGACCCGGAGCGCACCTACACCCCCCAGGAGCAGGCCACCGGCGCGCACCTCGTGCAGATCCACGACGGCCTGCGCGCCGAGCTGGCCCAGATCCACGACCTGATCGAGCAGGTGGCGGCCGGCGAGATCGACGCCGGCGCGGCCCGGTCCCACATCAACACGATGACCATGCGGCAGAACCGGTGGACACTCGGCGTCTACTGCGAGTCGTACTGCCGCATCGTCACCACCCACCACACGATCGAGGACCAGTCGCTCTTCCCCCGGTTGCGGGCGCGCGACCCCCGACTCAACCCCGTGGTCGACCGGCTGGAGCAGGAGCACCACGCCATCCACGACGTGCTGGAGGGTGTCGACAGAGCCCTGGTCGCGTACGTCGGGTCTCCGGACGGCATCGCCGAGCTGCGCGCCGCGGTGGACCTGCTGACCGACGCCCTGCTGTCGCACCTCAGCTACGAGGAGCGGGAACTGGTCGAGCCGCTGGCGCGGCTGGGCATCGCCTGATCAACGCGGCACCGCCGGCTCGGGGTTGCCCCGATCTAATCTGAGAGACTACTCTCGAAACATGTCTCTCAAGAATCCGTACGGGGATTTCGAGATCACCGAGCCGCAGGCGCTGCGGGCGCTGGCCCACCCGGTGCGCCTGGCGATCCTCGAACACCTGCAACGGCACGGCCCGGCCACGGCGACCGGACTCTCACCGCACGTCGGCGCCACACCGTCGGTGGTCAGCTGGCATCTGCGGCACCTCGCGACGTTCGGCCTGGTCCATGACTGGGATGGCGCCACCAGCAAGCGGGAACGCTGGTGGCAGGCCGTCGCCCGGGGCTTCCGCTTCACCGCGTCCGACAGTGTCGAGGGACAGTCCGCGAGCCAACAGCTGCGCGCGGAGATGTTCGCCCGCAACGCCGACGCACCCCAGCAGTGGCTGCTGCACGAGGAACCCCGACTGGAACCGGAGTGGCGCGCGCTGGCCGGCATGGCCGACACCCGGTTCGTGGCCACCGCCGACGAATTGCGGCAACTGGAGGAGTCGATCGAAGAGCTGATCGCTCCATACGTGCGGCGCAAGGAGGCGTCGGCCCCGGACGGCGCGCGGATCGTCCGGATGCTGCGCTACCTCCTGCCCGAGCCGGGGGACGAAGCCTCGACCGAGCCCGGCGACGACGACGCGGCCACGTCGTGACCGCCACCGGCACTGCGAGCGCCACCGGCGCCGTGCCTCCGCCGGCCCTGCACCGCGACCGGCGGTTCCGCACCTTCTGGGCCGGCGAGACGATCTCCCAGTTCGGCGACCGGGTCAGCGAACTGGCTCTACCGCTGATCGCCGTCACCCTGCTCACCGCGACACCCGTGCAGGTCAGTGTCCTCACCGCGCTGATCTGGCTGCCCAACCTGCTGGGCCTGTTCCTCGGTGCGTGGGTGGACCAACGCACCCACAAGCGGCGACTCCTGATCATCGCGGACCTGGTCCGCGCCGCGGTGCTGCTCAGCCTGCCGGTGGCCTACCTGTTCGACGCGATCACCCTCACCCAGCTCTACCTGGTGGCACTGCTCACCGGCCTCGGAGCGGTGCTGTTCGCCATGGCGCGTCAGGCCTTCTTCGTCGCCCTGGTGCCCCGATCGGCGTACGTGGACGCGACCAGCAAACTGAGCATGAGCCGATCGCTGTCCTTCATCGCCGGCCCCGCCGTCGGCGGTGGGCTGGTCCAGGCGCTCAGCGCGCCGGTCGCGATCCTCGTCGACGCGGTGTCGTTCCTCGGCTCCGCGCTGCTGCTCCGCCGCATCCCGGTGACCGAGGCGCCTCCGCCGCCGCGTCAGACGTCCACTCTCGGCCTGGTCCGCGAAGGGCTCGTGCTGGTGCTGCGCCACCCCGTGCTGCGGGCCGCCCTCGGCTGCACCAGCACTGTCAACTTCTTCACCTTCATCACCGGCGCGCTGCTGGTGCTCTACGCCAGCCGGGACCTCGACCTGTCCGCCGGCGCGATCGGCGTCGCCCTCGGGTTCGGGGCACTCGGCGGGCTCGCGGGCGCGGCGCTCGCCCCACGGATCTCCCGCGCCATCGGATTGGGCCGCACCGCCATGATCGGCGCGGTGCTCTTCCCCGCGCCGCTGGCGCTGACCGCGCTGGTGACCGGCCCCACCTGGACCAAGGTGGCCATGCTGGCGGCCATCGAGCTGGTCTCCAGCGTCGGGGTGATGCTGATGGACGTGAACCTCAACGCCCTGCTCACCGCCGTGACACC comes from Micromonospora vinacea and encodes:
- a CDS encoding LLM class flavin-dependent oxidoreductase, with product MSDYGHDLVFGSFVTPSAGNPDRTVGVAVLAEQVGLDLVTFQDHPYQPAFLDTWTLLSFVAARTSRVHLAANVTNLPLRPPAVLARSVASLDLLSGGRISLGLGAGAFWDAIEAMGGRRLNPGQGVRALEEAIEVVRQLWDAETRGGVRVDGEFYRVVGAKRGPAPAHPVPIWLGAYKPRMLQLTGRRADGWLPTLGYLQPGDLSKGNEIIDDAAQQAGRSPQDVRRLLNIAGEFSAVGSGPLNGPAEQWAEELAELALVDGVGTFILGSDDPDDLRRFAGEVAPAVRELVAAERDRGAAPAATPEPERVVASPARSSHATASGGTFAVVPTPDDGVRRSEQQVWDESTRPTGPAPDPERTYTPQEQATGAHLVQIHDGLRAELAQIHDLIEQVAAGEIDAGAARSHINTMTMRQNRWTLGVYCESYCRIVTTHHTIEDQSLFPRLRARDPRLNPVVDRLEQEHHAIHDVLEGVDRALVAYVGSPDGIAELRAAVDLLTDALLSHLSYEERELVEPLARLGIA
- a CDS encoding ArsR/SmtB family transcription factor; this translates as MSLKNPYGDFEITEPQALRALAHPVRLAILEHLQRHGPATATGLSPHVGATPSVVSWHLRHLATFGLVHDWDGATSKRERWWQAVARGFRFTASDSVEGQSASQQLRAEMFARNADAPQQWLLHEEPRLEPEWRALAGMADTRFVATADELRQLEESIEELIAPYVRRKEASAPDGARIVRMLRYLLPEPGDEASTEPGDDDAATS
- a CDS encoding MFS transporter produces the protein MTATGTASATGAVPPPALHRDRRFRTFWAGETISQFGDRVSELALPLIAVTLLTATPVQVSVLTALIWLPNLLGLFLGAWVDQRTHKRRLLIIADLVRAAVLLSLPVAYLFDAITLTQLYLVALLTGLGAVLFAMARQAFFVALVPRSAYVDATSKLSMSRSLSFIAGPAVGGGLVQALSAPVAILVDAVSFLGSALLLRRIPVTEAPPPPRQTSTLGLVREGLVLVLRHPVLRAALGCTSTVNFFTFITGALLVLYASRDLDLSAGAIGVALGFGALGGLAGAALAPRISRAIGLGRTAMIGAVLFPAPLALTALVTGPTWTKVAMLAAIELVSSVGVMLMDVNLNALLTAVTPDDARGRRAGAYSAVNYGIRPLGALVGGALGTTIGLRPTLAIAGLGGVLAVLWLVASPVRHIRTLDEPAA